One window of Branchiostoma lanceolatum isolate klBraLanc5 chromosome 6, klBraLanc5.hap2, whole genome shotgun sequence genomic DNA carries:
- the LOC136436800 gene encoding transmembrane protein 144-like has protein sequence MAGQEWHRMLARTLYIGLVLYAFVAACDCGYVRNEEDTPTTLYQDNATTESSTTVVPASLTPSNTTKDETYLGFIAAAVSVVFFGSNLVPIKKVDTGDGMFFQWVFCSAIWCVGLVVNVIQGYPKFYPISMLGGFLWCTGNATVVPILKCIGMGMGMLIWGSFNLMMGWFSGRFGWFGLKPQDKFTRPPLNYTGFGLAVLSVAMFLFVKSEGKRTPSPEEQRLLVSKETLNSRYGTSSAAAVEESDDSWVDRLSSNQKRLVGILLSACAGCAYGTSFAPVIYAQEHYTGASQNGLDYVFAHFSGIYATSTLYFILYAMYMKNKPKVFPRAILPTLLSGLMWGIAESGWFVANQKLQESVSFPIISTGPGMIAALWSIFYFKEIKGARNLLILGLAFAVTVAGALLTAFSY, from the exons atggccggaCAAGAGTGGCATCGAATGTTGGCTCGTACTCTCTACATTGGGTTGGTTCTTTACGCCTTCGTTGCGGCCTGTGACTGTGGATACG TCCGAAACGAAGAGGATACACCGACGACGCTGTATCAGGACAACGCGACAACCGAGTCATCAACGACAGTCGTCCCGGCATCTCTAACCCCGAGTAACACCACCAAAGATGAGACCTACCTAGGCTTCATAGCGGCAGCTGTGTCCGTTGTGTTCTTTGGAAGCAACCTGGTACCTATCAAGAAAGTGGACACGGGCGATG GCATGTTCTTCCAGTGGGTGTTCTGCTCGGCCATCTGGTGTGTAGGTCTGGTGGTGAACGTTATCCAGGGTTACCCCAAGTTTTACCCTATCTCAATGTTGGGAGGATTTCTATGGTGCACAG GTAACGCGACGGTGGTACCAATACTGAAGTGTATAGGCATGGGCATGGGCATGCTCATCTGGGGGTCCTTCAACCTCATGATGGGCTGGTTCAGCGGGCGGTTCGGCTGGTTCGGACTGAAGCCACAGGACAAGTTTACCCGCCCGCCGCTGAACTACACTGGCTTCGGGTTAGCTGTTCTAAg TGTTGCCATGTTTCTATTTGTGAAGAGCGAAGGAAAGAGAACACCCTCGCCAGAAGAGCAGCGCCTATTGGTCAGCAAG gAGACACTCAACAGCCGTTACGGGaccagttctgctgcagcagtGGAGGAGTCGGACGACTCCTGGGTGGATAGACTGTCTTCCAATCAGAAGCGGCTAGT TGGCATACTGCTGTCTGCGTGTGCAGGCTGTGCTTACGGGACGTCCTTTGCGCCGGTAATTTACGCACAGGAACATTACACGGGAGCCTCACAGAATG GACTGGACTATGTTTTTGCTCACTTCTCTGGTATCTACGCTACATCTACTCTGTATTTCATCCTGTACGCCATGTACATGAAGAACAAACCTAAAGTGTTCCCCAGAGCCATTCTCCCTACACTTTTATCTGGACTTATGTGGGGCATCGCAGAGTCAGGGTGGTTTGTGGCCAACCAGAAGCTTCAAGAAAGTGTCAGCTTCCCCATAATCTCAACG GGTCCGGGAATGATTGCAGCACTTTGGagtattttctatttcaaaGAAATCAAG GGAGCCAGGAATCTATTGATACTGGGATTGGCGTTTGCAGTCACCGTAGCAGGAGCTTTGCTGACTGCTTTCTCCTATTGA